From a region of the Deinococcus aestuarii genome:
- a CDS encoding Nramp family divalent metal transporter — protein sequence MTERATQILTRPAQRRGLGRVLPFMGPAVIASIAYMDPGNFATNIQGGAQFGYTLLWVILAANLMAMLIQNLSAKLGIASGKNLPEVIRERWPRPVVWAYWVQAEIVAMATDLAEFLGAALAIHLLTGLPLIWGAAITGVITFWLLTLQRRGFRPLEIAVGAFVLIIGVAYLVQFALARPGVEALRGFVPTFQGVESVYLAVGIIGATVMPHVIYLHSALTQGRVPTRTDEEKVRLSRLNRVDVIGAMGFAGLINMSMLAVSAATFHGKNVENAGDLSVAYQTLTPLLGPAAAVAFAVALLASGLSSSAVGTMAGQVIMQGFVNFHIPLWLRRTLTMLPAFAVILAGLDPTRTLVLSQVILSFGVPFALVPLLLFTARRDVMGVLVSRPVVTGLGWAFAGIIISLNLYLLWGTFFG from the coding sequence ATGACCGAGCGGGCCACCCAGATCCTCACCCGGCCCGCCCAGCGGCGGGGGCTGGGGCGGGTCCTGCCCTTCATGGGTCCGGCGGTGATCGCCAGCATCGCGTACATGGACCCCGGGAACTTCGCCACCAACATCCAGGGCGGGGCGCAGTTCGGGTACACGCTGCTGTGGGTGATCCTGGCGGCGAACCTGATGGCGATGCTGATCCAGAACCTCAGCGCGAAGCTGGGGATTGCGTCGGGCAAGAACCTGCCCGAGGTGATCCGCGAACGCTGGCCGAGGCCCGTCGTGTGGGCGTACTGGGTGCAGGCCGAGATCGTGGCGATGGCGACCGACCTCGCCGAGTTCCTGGGGGCGGCGCTCGCCATCCACCTGCTCACCGGGCTGCCCCTGATCTGGGGGGCGGCGATCACAGGCGTCATCACCTTCTGGCTGCTCACCCTCCAGCGCCGGGGCTTCCGCCCGCTGGAGATCGCGGTGGGCGCGTTCGTGCTGATCATCGGCGTGGCGTACCTCGTGCAGTTCGCGCTGGCACGGCCCGGGGTGGAGGCCCTGCGCGGCTTCGTCCCCACCTTCCAGGGGGTGGAGAGCGTGTACCTGGCGGTCGGCATCATCGGCGCGACCGTCATGCCGCACGTGATCTACCTGCACTCGGCCTTGACCCAGGGCCGGGTCCCCACTCGCACGGACGAGGAGAAGGTGCGGCTCTCGCGCCTGAACCGGGTGGACGTGATCGGGGCAATGGGCTTCGCCGGGCTGATCAACATGAGCATGCTCGCGGTGAGCGCGGCGACCTTCCACGGCAAGAACGTGGAGAACGCGGGCGACCTCAGCGTCGCGTACCAGACCCTCACGCCGCTGCTGGGGCCCGCCGCCGCCGTCGCGTTCGCGGTCGCGCTCCTCGCCTCGGGGCTGAGCAGTTCCGCCGTGGGCACGATGGCCGGGCAGGTCATCATGCAGGGCTTCGTCAACTTTCACATTCCGCTGTGGCTGCGCCGGACCCTGACCATGCTGCCCGCCTTCGCGGTGATCCTGGCGGGCCTGGACCCCACCCGGACCCTCGTGCTCTCGCAGGTGATCCTCAGCTTCGGGGTGCCCTTCGCCCTGGTGCCCCTCCTGCTCTTCACCGCCCGCCGCGACGTGATGGGCGTGCTCGTGAGTCGGCCCGTCGTCACGGGGCTGGGCTGGGCCTTCGCGGGGATCATCATCTCGCTCAACCTGTACCTGCTGTGGGGGACCTTCTTCGGGTAG
- a CDS encoding serine/threonine-protein kinase gives MQDFRVAQPIERRRVLATRGGVQSVVGEWRGQPVFVKTLLTAEPEAALRFAHEGEIASGLDHPLVVSPLARTPRQLIFPFVPGRTLREVVQEGPLPPEAALCVASGLLRAVEHLHARGVTHHDLKPENVLLLEMRARGDAVRLVDFGMSHWRALGSDIHDGTRMGTPHFMAPEQFRGVRGDPRSDLYSVGVLLFDCLAGFPPFEDALGWLVGIHEDCAPLPGPPEVHPMLRAALERDPEARPATAGEMLAALEGIQHTLEAAAACP, from the coding sequence GTGCAGGACTTCCGTGTCGCCCAACCCATCGAGCGCCGCCGCGTCCTCGCCACACGCGGCGGCGTCCAGAGTGTGGTCGGGGAGTGGCGGGGCCAGCCCGTGTTCGTCAAGACGCTGCTCACCGCCGAACCTGAGGCCGCCCTGCGGTTTGCCCACGAGGGCGAGATCGCGTCCGGCCTCGACCACCCGCTCGTCGTGTCGCCGCTCGCCCGCACGCCGCGCCAACTGATCTTCCCCTTCGTGCCGGGCCGCACCCTGCGCGAGGTGGTGCAAGAAGGCCCCCTTCCCCCGGAGGCGGCGCTGTGCGTGGCGAGCGGCCTGCTGCGCGCCGTCGAGCACCTGCACGCGCGCGGGGTGACCCACCACGACCTCAAGCCCGAGAACGTGCTGCTGCTGGAGATGCGGGCGCGCGGCGACGCGGTGCGGCTGGTGGACTTCGGCATGAGCCACTGGCGGGCGCTGGGCAGCGACATCCACGACGGCACCCGCATGGGCACCCCGCACTTCATGGCGCCCGAGCAGTTCCGGGGGGTGCGCGGCGACCCCCGCAGCGACCTGTACTCGGTGGGCGTCCTCCTGTTCGACTGCCTGGCGGGTTTCCCCCCCTTCGAGGACGCGCTGGGCTGGCTCGTCGGCATCCACGAGGACTGCGCGCCCCTGCCCGGCCCCCCCGAGGTCCACCCCATGCTGCGCGCCGCCCTGGAGCGTGACCCGGAGGCGCGGCCCGCCACCGCCGGGGAGATGCTCGCCGCCCTGGAGGGCATCCAGCACACGCTGGAGGCCGCTGCCGCGTGCCCCTAG
- a CDS encoding Uma2 family endonuclease: MSDPALQVISVEDYLRTELESPVKREYVSGFVYPLHGATRAQAGTSKAHALITGNIMFALQPASRREGCRLYAADMKLRIQDRGSFSSPDVMVACGEDNGEEYDETDPCLLVEVLSKRTAAIGRHARYHAYTSIPSFQI, translated from the coding sequence ATGAGCGACCCCGCCCTCCAGGTGATCAGTGTCGAAGACTACCTGCGGACGGAATTGGAGAGTCCGGTCAAGCGGGAGTACGTCAGCGGCTTCGTGTACCCCCTGCACGGTGCGACGCGGGCGCAGGCCGGGACGAGCAAGGCACACGCCCTGATCACCGGCAACATCATGTTCGCGCTCCAGCCTGCCAGTCGCCGTGAAGGGTGCCGCCTTTACGCGGCGGACATGAAGCTCCGTATCCAAGACCGCGGTTCCTTCTCTTCCCCCGATGTCATGGTCGCTTGCGGAGAGGACAACGGCGAGGAGTACGACGAGACGGACCCCTGCCTACTCGTGGAAGTCCTCTCCAAGCGCACCGCCGCCATTGGCCGGCACGCCAGGTACCATGCCTACACGTCCATTCCCAGCTTCCAGATCTAA
- the holA gene encoding DNA polymerase III subunit delta, which translates to MPLVAFSGNRFLVEEALRDTLTSRGLNVRDLPRLAGEEVTPQAVAPLLAPSLFGDGGVVVDLAGTKPDKALLDLLAAAPVTVAVLDESPPASRVKLYESRGEHHAAPAPQKTGDVAGWVTQRGKRLGLKLDREAALSLAEVFGPDLTGIAGELNKLTLLDPPHGADLVRRVVGREPPGDSFALLGAATTGRPGEAVTQLRRLLASGEDPFKLLGAVVWQYSLVARCVALTQEEGRVGEAVAAQRLGVKPYPAKKALEVARRLSEDKVRAHLARILDADVAMKRGLDPGATLERLIVQLSV; encoded by the coding sequence GTGCCCCTAGTCGCCTTCAGCGGCAACCGCTTCCTGGTCGAGGAGGCGCTGCGCGACACGCTGACGAGCCGCGGCCTGAACGTGCGCGACCTGCCCCGCCTCGCGGGCGAGGAGGTCACCCCGCAGGCCGTGGCCCCCCTCCTGGCCCCCAGCCTCTTCGGGGACGGCGGCGTGGTCGTGGACCTCGCGGGGACCAAGCCCGACAAGGCGCTGCTCGACCTCCTCGCCGCCGCGCCCGTCACCGTGGCCGTCCTCGACGAGAGCCCGCCCGCCTCCCGGGTAAAGCTCTACGAGTCGCGCGGCGAGCACCACGCGGCCCCCGCCCCCCAGAAGACCGGCGACGTGGCGGGGTGGGTGACGCAGCGGGGAAAGCGGCTGGGCCTGAAGCTCGACCGCGAAGCCGCCCTCTCCCTCGCCGAGGTTTTCGGCCCCGACCTGACGGGCATCGCGGGGGAGCTGAACAAGCTCACCCTCCTCGACCCGCCGCACGGTGCCGACCTCGTGCGGCGGGTGGTGGGCCGCGAGCCGCCCGGCGACTCCTTCGCGCTGCTGGGGGCCGCGACCACCGGGCGCCCCGGCGAGGCGGTCACGCAGCTTCGCCGTCTCCTCGCGTCGGGGGAGGATCCTTTCAAGCTGCTCGGTGCGGTCGTGTGGCAGTACAGCCTCGTCGCGCGCTGCGTGGCCCTGACCCAGGAGGAGGGCCGGGTGGGCGAGGCGGTCGCCGCCCAGAGGCTCGGGGTCAAACCCTACCCGGCGAAAAAGGCGCTCGAAGTGGCCCGGCGCCTGAGCGAGGACAAGGTGCGCGCCCACCTCGCCCGCATCCTTGACGCCGACGTGGCGATGAAACGGGGCCTGGACCCCGGAGCGACGCTGGAGCGGCTGATCGTGCAACTGAGCGTGTGA
- the serA gene encoding phosphoglycerate dehydrogenase, which yields MTASLPARPFAAPDPTQAAPLRVLICDEMNPGHLEHAGFEIDYEGNLPREETLRRLPDYDALITRSRTKVDRELLEAAGERLKVIGRGGVGVDNIDLEACSRRGILVLNAPESNNVSAAELAITHLMAAARGLTRSDRLTRAGEWDRKFLGVELKDKTLGIVGLGRIGSIVADRAQGLRLNVVAFDPYVPENKFERLGVTRAAGLDDLLAQVDFLTVHTPLTEETQGMIGARELALLRPGAIVVNAARGGIVEEGALVEALKSGHLFGAGVDVFVDEPPTPEHVFLGAPNLGITAHLGANTREAQERVGAEIVGRVLAALHGDVSRGAVNAPALDAKTLELLGGYLDLGEKLGRILAQLLPGASDLEVTFRGEFPADPAPVVTAALVGYLSGSTDERPNMINARALAKERGLNLAVREEGDSPDYQTEVIVKVVSGTGGEKRRTRTVGGTVFGRSPRLTRLRDFRVELAPEGFILIASNQDRPGAVAKLSNLLGTWGVNIAGMALGRAEKGGQALFTLTLDDGLTPEQLQAIRDLDVIESAFLVRV from the coding sequence ATGACCGCCTCCCTCCCCGCCCGGCCCTTCGCGGCGCCCGATCCAACGCAGGCGGCTCCCCTGCGCGTCCTGATCTGCGACGAGATGAACCCCGGCCACCTGGAGCACGCCGGGTTCGAGATCGACTACGAGGGCAACCTCCCCCGCGAGGAGACCCTGCGCCGCCTCCCCGACTATGACGCCCTGATCACCCGCAGCCGGACGAAGGTGGACCGCGAGCTGCTGGAGGCGGCGGGCGAACGCCTCAAGGTCATCGGGCGCGGCGGCGTCGGCGTGGACAACATCGACCTGGAGGCGTGCTCCAGGCGGGGCATCCTCGTCCTCAACGCGCCCGAGAGCAACAACGTCTCGGCGGCGGAACTGGCGATCACACACCTGATGGCCGCCGCGCGGGGGCTCACACGCTCGGACCGCCTGACCCGCGCGGGCGAGTGGGACCGCAAGTTCCTGGGCGTCGAACTCAAGGACAAGACGCTCGGCATCGTGGGTCTGGGCCGCATCGGGAGCATCGTCGCCGACCGGGCGCAGGGGCTGAGGCTGAACGTCGTCGCCTTCGACCCCTACGTCCCCGAGAACAAGTTCGAGCGGCTGGGGGTCACGCGGGCCGCCGGTCTCGACGACCTGCTCGCCCAGGTGGACTTCCTGACCGTCCACACGCCGCTGACCGAGGAGACGCAGGGGATGATCGGGGCGCGGGAACTCGCCCTCCTGAGGCCCGGCGCCATCGTCGTGAACGCGGCGCGCGGCGGCATCGTGGAGGAGGGGGCGCTGGTGGAGGCCCTCAAGTCCGGCCACCTCTTCGGGGCGGGGGTGGACGTGTTCGTGGACGAGCCGCCGACCCCCGAGCACGTCTTCCTGGGGGCCCCGAATCTCGGGATCACGGCGCACCTCGGCGCGAATACCCGCGAGGCGCAGGAACGGGTGGGCGCGGAGATCGTGGGACGGGTGCTGGCGGCCCTGCACGGCGACGTGAGCCGCGGCGCGGTGAATGCCCCGGCGCTCGACGCGAAGACGCTGGAGCTGCTCGGCGGCTACCTCGACCTCGGCGAGAAGCTGGGGCGCATCCTCGCGCAACTGCTCCCCGGCGCGTCTGACCTGGAGGTCACCTTCCGGGGCGAGTTTCCGGCCGACCCCGCCCCCGTAGTGACGGCCGCCCTGGTGGGGTACCTCAGCGGCAGCACCGACGAGCGCCCGAACATGATCAACGCCCGCGCGCTGGCGAAGGAACGCGGCCTGAACCTCGCCGTGCGGGAGGAGGGCGACAGCCCCGACTACCAGACCGAGGTGATCGTGAAGGTCGTCAGCGGCACCGGGGGCGAGAAGCGGCGCACCCGCACGGTGGGGGGCACCGTCTTCGGCCGCAGCCCGCGCCTGACCCGCCTGCGAGACTTCCGGGTGGAACTCGCACCCGAGGGCTTCATCCTGATCGCCTCCAACCAGGACCGCCCCGGCGCAGTCGCCAAGCTCTCCAACCTGCTGGGCACCTGGGGGGTGAATATCGCCGGGATGGCCCTCGGGCGCGCGGAGAAGGGCGGGCAGGCCCTCTTCACCCTCACCCTCGACGACGGCCTGACCCCCGAGCAGCTTCAGGCGATCCGCGACCTCGACGTGATCGAGTCGGCCTTCCTGGTGCGGGTGTAG